Proteins encoded by one window of Paroedura picta isolate Pp20150507F chromosome 9, Ppicta_v3.0, whole genome shotgun sequence:
- the LOC143844993 gene encoding proto-oncogene Mas-like codes for MAIGTTLTTLSVMNATWEHFIEPNYTYPSFPNVRENYDNVSASHNRSGNGTEDRFKIIFVELMTVAFFLISIFGALGNGVVIRLLGFCMKRNPFMTYILNLAVADFGVVILVILYEICYETGLVYALHILIRLLLLMYSASQFILTAISIDRFVAVFFPIWYRCKRPRRLNTIVCTLIWVLSFLLTAFTITLVFLNGYGSRGHIYQFITNTVLCLPLMTIATVSLFIQIHLKAPQHQKGKLLTTVLLTLFFFLFFGFPLNVISILYLDSDSKDYISPCAFLLATLNSSVNPIIYFLAGRRSKSKHRENMKMVLQKIFKEEEDCSDGTTRETQE; via the coding sequence ATGGCAATTGGCACCACCTTGACAACTCTTTCTGTGATGAATGCAACCTGGGAACATTTCATTGAGCCTAATTATACTTACCCCTCCTTCCCAAACGTCCGTGAAAATTATGATAATGTTTCGGCATCTCATAACCGCTCTGGTAATGGAACAGAAGACCGTTTCAAAATTATCTTTGTAGAGCTTATGACTGTCGCTTTTTTCTTGATCTCCATCTTCGGAGCATTGGGGAACGGAGTTGTCATCAGGCTTCTTGGCTTCTGCATGAAGAGGAATCCCTTCATGACCTACATCTTGAACCTGGCTGTGGCGGATTTTGGGGTTGTCATCTTAGTCATACTTTATGAAATCTGCTATGAAACTGGTCTGGTTTATGCATTACATATTTTGATTCGCCTGCTCCTCCTAATGTACAGCGCTAGTCAGTTTATCCTCACAGCTATCAGCATTGACAGGTTTGTGGCTGTCttcttcccaatttggtatcGATGCAAGAGGCCTCGGCGTTTGAACACTATTGTATGCACACTAATCTGGGTCCTCTCTTTCTTGCTTACTGCATTTACCATCACACTTGTGTTTCTTAATGGATATGGTAGCCGGGGACACATCTACCAGTTTATTACGAACACTGTGCTTTGCCTCCCACTCATGACAATTGCCACTGTCTCCTTGTTCATCCAAATCCATTTGAAAGCTCCACAACATCAGAAAGGGAAGCTTTTGACCACTGTCTTGCTTacccttttctttttcctcttctttggtTTTCCACTTAATGTCATCTCCATCCTATACCTTGACAGTGATTCAAAAGATTACATAAGTCCCTGTGCATTTCTATTAGCCACGTTAAATAGCAGTGTAAACCCAATCATTTATTTCCTGGCTGGGAGACGATCTAAGTCTAAACATAGGGAGAACATGAAGATGGTCCTCCAGAAGATCTTCAAGGAGGAAGAAGACTGTTCTGACGGAACTACAAGGGAAACCCAGGAATGA
- the LOC143844994 gene encoding mas-related G-protein coupled receptor member H-like, producing the protein MAARTNTTTLSEMNATREHLIEPNYTYANYDNNSISYNPSDNGPQVWFKDIFVQLIPVAFLLTSTFGALGNGAVIWLLGFCIKRNPFMTYILNLAVADFGVVILVILYIIYFLIDKDFVESMLIRLIFCMFSASQFLLTAISIDRCVALFFPFWYRYKRPPCLTTVVCAVLWVLSVLLTAVSITLLFLKGYDSNGHIYQFMANIILCLPFMTIAFVSLTIKACLKAQQHRRGKLLTTVLLILFFFLLFAFPYNVISTLSLDGDLAKYMVSSASLLATLNSCVNPVIYFLVGRESKSTQRESMTMILLKVFTEEDDCAEEAPAETSAAVMEAPSWKP; encoded by the coding sequence ATGGCAGCCAGAACCAACACGACAACTCTTTCTGAGATGAATGCAACACGGGAACATCTTATTGAGCCTAATTATACTTATGCAAATTATGATAATAATTCAATATCTTATAACCCCTCTGATAACGGGCCACAAGTCTGGTTCAAAGATATCTTCGTACAGCTTATTCCTGTCGCTTTTTTGTTGACCTCCACCTTTGGAGCATTGGGGAATGGAGCTGTCATCTGGCTTCTTGGCTTTTGCATTAAGAGGAACCCTTTCATGACCTACATCCtgaacctggctgtggctgatTTTGGGGTTGTCATCTTAGTCATACTTTATATTATCTACTTTCTAATTGATAAGGATTTTGTAGAATCGATGTTGATTCGCCTGATCTTTTGTATGTTCAGTGCCAGTCAATTTCTCCTGACGGCCATCAGTATTGACAGGTGTGTGGCCCTCTTCTTCCCCTTTTGGTATCGGTACAAGCGGCCTCCGTGTTTGACCACGGTTGTATGTGCAGTCCTATGGGTCCTCTCTGTCCTGCTTACTGCAGTTAGCATCACACTTCTGTTTCTTAAAGGATATGATAGTAATGGACACATCTACCAGTTCATGGCGAATATCATACTTTGCCTCCCGTTCATGACGATAGCCTTTGTCTCCTTGACCATCAAAGCCTGTTTGAAAGCACAACAGCATCGGAGGGGAAAGCTTTTGACCACTGTCTTGCtcatccttttcttctttctcctctttgctTTTCCATATAATGTCATCTCCACCCTCTCCCTTGATGGTGATTTAGCAAAATACATGGTATCCAGTGCCTCTCTATTAGCCACGTTAAATAGCTGTGTAAACCCAGTCATTTATTTCCTGGTCGGGAGAGAATCCAAGTCTACACAAAGGGAGAGCATGACGATGATCCTCTTGAAGGTTTTCACGGAGGAAGACGACTGTGCTGAGGAAGCCCCAGCAGAAACCTCAGCCGCCGTCATGGAAGCCCCATCATGGAAACCCTAG